One genomic window of uncultured delta proteobacterium includes the following:
- a CDS encoding conserved hypothetical protein (Evidence 4 : Homologs of previously reported genes of unknown function) — translation MQIGSTNASALSAFGVDMLVRANNLANVNTPGFQAQNLSLMTGTDGQGVLVGLISTDKTPGPPVPGLVSITDGGREVLSQGYVEGSNTDIAREFVHMIGTQRAYDANAVAIRTVDDMTGMLLNMMI, via the coding sequence ATGCAGATAGGCAGCACAAACGCATCCGCTCTGAGCGCTTTCGGCGTGGATATGCTTGTGCGGGCGAATAACCTCGCCAACGTCAACACGCCCGGCTTCCAGGCGCAGAACCTGTCGCTCATGACGGGCACGGACGGGCAGGGCGTGCTGGTCGGCCTCATCAGCACGGACAAAACCCCGGGTCCGCCGGTTCCCGGCCTTGTCTCCATTACCGACGGCGGCCGGGAAGTGCTTTCCCAGGGGTACGTTGAGGGAAGCAACACGGATATCGCGCGGGAGTTCGTGCACATGATCGGCACGCAACGCGCGTATGACGCCAATGCCGTCGCCATCCGGACCGTGGACGATATGACCGGCATGCTCCTGAATATGATGATCTAA
- a CDS encoding Transcriptional regulator FleQ — protein MGIKTEGIIGQSTTLKEVFRTLAKVAPTDSTVLVTGESGTGKELLVRALHDNSLRSDKPFIPINCGAIPKDLLESELFGHEKGAFTHAIKTRPGRFEMADGGTIFLDEIGDMDLTLQVKILRVLQEKEIERVGGNGVKKVDVRVVAATNRDLEAEVAAGRFREDLYYRLNVIPLHLPALRERGGDIMLLVEHFLKSFCKKRNRSQLTVSPDTRKALMAYSWPGNIRELENFMERVSILCEGPIVAVSDLPQKLLDSVGDLAGLPEHVPQAEERHEPECAPSAPSGSSRPGAPSGPGAPSGPGARDTHMDERAILTGAAPAPGRSLASEAPARPFVGEALAGPHFGFIWPTLEILDQKGMDLKVFLDTVEERLLAEALQRADGVKNQAAEILGIKRTTLIEKLKKRNME, from the coding sequence GTGGGCATAAAAACCGAGGGCATCATAGGGCAGAGCACAACGCTGAAAGAAGTTTTCCGGACGTTGGCCAAGGTTGCCCCGACGGACAGCACCGTCCTGGTCACGGGGGAATCGGGCACCGGCAAGGAGCTTCTCGTGCGCGCCCTGCACGATAACAGCCTGCGCAGCGACAAGCCGTTTATCCCCATCAACTGCGGCGCCATTCCCAAAGATCTGCTTGAATCGGAACTTTTCGGCCACGAAAAGGGCGCGTTCACCCATGCCATAAAAACCCGTCCGGGCCGCTTTGAAATGGCGGACGGCGGTACGATTTTCCTTGATGAAATAGGGGATATGGATCTTACCTTGCAGGTCAAGATCCTGCGCGTGCTCCAGGAAAAAGAGATCGAGCGCGTGGGCGGGAACGGGGTGAAAAAAGTGGACGTGCGCGTCGTCGCCGCCACGAACCGCGACCTGGAAGCCGAAGTCGCCGCCGGGCGGTTCCGTGAAGACCTGTACTACCGTCTGAACGTCATTCCGCTGCATCTTCCGGCGCTTCGCGAACGCGGCGGCGATATCATGCTGCTGGTCGAGCATTTCCTGAAAAGTTTTTGCAAAAAGCGCAACCGCAGCCAGCTGACGGTTTCGCCGGATACGCGCAAGGCGCTGATGGCCTACTCCTGGCCCGGAAATATCCGTGAGCTGGAAAACTTCATGGAGCGCGTTTCCATTTTGTGCGAAGGCCCCATTGTGGCTGTGTCCGATCTGCCGCAAAAGCTTCTTGATTCCGTGGGCGATCTGGCGGGGTTGCCGGAGCACGTTCCCCAGGCCGAAGAGCGGCACGAGCCGGAATGCGCGCCGTCCGCGCCGAGCGGGTCGTCCAGGCCGGGTGCTCCGTCCGGGCCTGGTGCTCCGTCTGGACCGGGTGCGCGGGATACCCATATGGACGAGCGGGCCATTCTGACGGGAGCCGCCCCCGCCCCCGGCCGGTCTTTGGCAAGCGAAGCCCCCGCCCGACCTTTTGTGGGCGAAGCGCTCGCCGGACCCCATTTCGGCTTTATCTGGCCGACGCTCGAAATCCTCGACCAGAAGGGGATGGACCTCAAGGTGTTCCTGGATACCGTGGAAGAGCGGCTCCTTGCCGAGGCGCTGCAACGCGCGGACGGCGTCAAGAATCAGGCGGCGGAAATTCTCGGCATCAAGCGGACGACGCTTATTGAAAAATTGAAAAAACGGAATATGGAATAG
- a CDS encoding Tetratricopeptide TPR_2 repeat-containing protein (fragment) gives MAIRTGLSRALFSLAIVAGLWVHDGIATTVGWEVLPDRDRVTVKLNQEEGFAGDVTRVSRTGLLLDLGVPTAGMGQEHAPENAKFFAMSEPRGRALGFFMKTAAFGFVVTRPDRHTVIINAFADPLGERWTPQGLAAEPQPEETPPPRPQPATATTPSGAASAALPPSAPGSAVAGASPTDVPGVVRGRIGKAQPGTPEVTATEARASALPPPEKEERKPADLHASRPGDQNTEAPGGKLSPLEGRPGSGTTTFRSRINPGSSADWDDMQAAQSGQSGQSSQSEQLAQSAQPEQAGQAASKEPSSPAGTSHAPQPAAAGKTEHAPAAAKVPEKIYVDKDGKPVPPPPDAAQVLSDIRADMAGLNFKGALEKVESLLQHPELTREQTEEVLHLYSEMLFVVNQGNLAEKYDAITSATVTAMNYNPDSPRNAAAYLRLGYINLKVGNTVEASAYFTRLRRQYPRDESIPLTYYYWGEYYYGRNEMQQAADEFQYIISNYSGSKYARDAAVGLARAYSALGYFQEAYDIIDYIDRRWPRLYLESPPVLELMGDVGYRLGNLDFALERYMIYYNLMPDGPTADVILTRIGDVFARQRQLAPAKEAYTRAETLFPDRDGGLVAMMRLAETGINDAPELATMMTVFQGTRNFKTADIYRKIIKDHPSSELVPLAQLKLAMWYLANNRYEDALAQCTELAQKFPKHELVPRAEEVAMKAFSALAAESAQRNRSGQVLANWQNNPLLQKQEESMPTESRLALANSMWQQRDPDGALKMIAPMFLGAKDPQYSEQALLLALIINLDNDQWEAIEKLGEQVALWELTAKARLQLDYALALSRENLGKSREAEPLWSRVAATGKLDEKQQAYAEYFLAKDAENDRKLQDAYTYGRSALNRFLAIAQKDPQHADTGKINSLLSSLMDISETSGRFAEALDYANRYMANLAPADPQRQGLLFRIAGIYRKQGNTPEWRKALQQLAEQYPDSVHGRAAASTLRSSRLTEDAAQFAPGGQL, from the coding sequence ATGGCAATACGTACCGGTCTTTCTCGGGCCCTTTTTTCCCTGGCTATCGTAGCCGGACTGTGGGTGCACGATGGCATCGCCACCACTGTGGGCTGGGAAGTATTGCCCGATCGCGACCGCGTGACCGTGAAGCTGAACCAGGAAGAAGGCTTTGCGGGAGACGTGACGCGCGTCAGCCGCACGGGGCTCCTCCTTGATCTCGGTGTGCCCACGGCGGGTATGGGGCAGGAACACGCCCCGGAAAACGCCAAATTTTTCGCCATGAGCGAACCACGCGGCCGCGCGCTGGGCTTTTTTATGAAAACGGCCGCCTTCGGGTTTGTCGTCACGCGGCCCGATAGGCATACGGTCATCATCAACGCCTTCGCGGACCCTCTGGGTGAACGCTGGACCCCGCAAGGGCTTGCCGCCGAACCGCAGCCGGAAGAGACGCCGCCGCCGCGCCCGCAGCCCGCAACCGCCACGACGCCGTCCGGCGCGGCTTCGGCAGCGCTGCCGCCGTCCGCTCCCGGCAGCGCCGTGGCGGGCGCGTCCCCAACGGACGTTCCCGGCGTGGTGCGGGGCCGGATCGGCAAGGCGCAGCCCGGCACGCCGGAGGTTACCGCCACCGAGGCGCGGGCGTCCGCACTCCCGCCCCCTGAAAAAGAAGAGAGAAAACCGGCGGATCTTCACGCCTCGCGCCCCGGCGACCAGAATACGGAAGCGCCCGGCGGGAAGCTGTCCCCGCTTGAGGGACGCCCCGGCAGCGGCACGACGACGTTCCGGTCGCGGATCAACCCCGGCAGCTCCGCCGATTGGGACGATATGCAGGCCGCGCAGTCCGGGCAATCCGGGCAGTCCTCGCAATCAGAACAGTTGGCGCAATCCGCGCAGCCCGAGCAAGCGGGGCAGGCAGCGTCGAAGGAACCGTCCTCTCCCGCCGGGACTTCCCATGCGCCGCAACCCGCGGCGGCCGGGAAGACGGAACATGCTCCGGCGGCGGCGAAGGTTCCTGAAAAAATTTATGTGGACAAGGACGGCAAACCCGTCCCGCCGCCGCCGGACGCGGCCCAGGTCCTGTCCGATATCCGCGCGGACATGGCGGGGCTTAATTTCAAGGGAGCCCTGGAAAAGGTCGAATCGCTTCTGCAGCACCCGGAACTGACCCGTGAGCAGACGGAAGAGGTGCTGCACCTGTATTCGGAAATGCTTTTCGTGGTCAACCAGGGCAATCTGGCGGAAAAGTACGACGCCATCACCTCCGCCACGGTGACGGCCATGAACTACAACCCCGACTCGCCGCGTAACGCCGCCGCGTATCTGCGGCTCGGTTACATCAACCTGAAGGTCGGCAACACGGTCGAGGCCAGCGCCTATTTTACCCGGCTGCGCCGCCAGTATCCCAGGGATGAAAGCATCCCGCTGACGTACTATTACTGGGGCGAATATTACTATGGCCGCAACGAAATGCAGCAGGCCGCCGACGAGTTTCAGTATATCATCAGCAATTACTCGGGCAGCAAATACGCCCGGGACGCGGCCGTGGGGCTTGCGCGCGCGTATTCCGCCCTGGGGTATTTCCAGGAAGCGTACGACATTATCGATTACATAGACCGCCGGTGGCCCCGGTTGTATCTGGAATCCCCGCCGGTCCTCGAACTGATGGGCGATGTCGGGTACCGTCTGGGCAATCTTGATTTCGCCCTGGAACGGTACATGATCTATTACAACCTTATGCCGGACGGGCCCACCGCGGACGTTATCCTGACGCGCATCGGCGACGTTTTCGCCCGCCAGCGCCAGCTTGCCCCGGCCAAGGAAGCGTATACCAGAGCGGAAACCTTGTTCCCTGACAGGGACGGCGGTCTTGTTGCCATGATGCGCCTTGCGGAAACCGGCATCAACGATGCGCCGGAACTCGCGACCATGATGACGGTGTTTCAGGGAACGCGGAATTTCAAAACAGCCGACATTTATCGGAAAATTATTAAGGACCACCCGTCAAGCGAGCTGGTTCCCCTGGCGCAGCTCAAACTCGCCATGTGGTATCTTGCCAACAACCGGTATGAGGATGCCCTTGCGCAGTGCACGGAGTTGGCCCAAAAATTCCCGAAGCACGAGCTCGTGCCGCGCGCCGAGGAAGTCGCCATGAAGGCCTTTTCCGCTCTGGCGGCTGAAAGCGCCCAGCGTAACCGCTCCGGCCAGGTTCTCGCCAACTGGCAGAACAATCCGCTCTTGCAGAAACAGGAGGAGAGCATGCCGACGGAAAGCCGCCTGGCGCTCGCCAACAGCATGTGGCAGCAGCGGGACCCGGACGGCGCGCTGAAGATGATCGCCCCCATGTTCCTCGGGGCCAAAGATCCCCAGTATTCCGAACAGGCGCTGTTGCTCGCCCTGATTATCAACCTTGACAATGACCAGTGGGAAGCCATTGAAAAACTGGGCGAGCAGGTCGCCCTGTGGGAATTGACGGCCAAAGCCAGGTTGCAGCTTGATTACGCCCTGGCGTTGTCGCGGGAGAATCTGGGCAAAAGCCGGGAGGCGGAACCTCTCTGGTCGCGCGTGGCCGCAACGGGCAAACTGGATGAAAAGCAGCAGGCCTATGCCGAGTATTTCCTTGCGAAGGACGCCGAGAACGACCGCAAGCTGCAAGATGCCTATACCTATGGCCGGAGCGCCTTGAACCGGTTTCTCGCCATAGCCCAGAAAGACCCGCAACATGCGGATACCGGCAAGATCAACTCCCTCCTCTCGTCGCTCATGGATATCAGCGAAACGTCGGGCCGGTTCGCCGAGGCTCTGGATTACGCCAACCGGTACATGGCCAACCTTGCTCCCGCCGATCCGCAACGCCAGGGGTTGTTGTTCCGTATCGCGGGCATCTACAGAAAGCAGGGGAATACGCCGGAATGGCGCAAGGCGTTGCAACAGCTCGCGGAGCAATACCCGGACAGTGTTCACGGCCGGGCGGCGGCGTCCACACTGCGCAGCTCGCGGTTGACGGAAGACGCCGCGCAGTTTGCTCCCGGCGGGCAGCTCTAA
- the dtd gene encoding D-tyrosyl-tRNA(Tyr) deacylase, translated as MRLVVQRVRQACVSIGGETVAAIDTGLLVLAGLGPQDAEAESWPKIEAVLAKLPVLRIFPDNENHMNVGLADCGGEILLVSQFTLFADCRKGRRPSFHLACPPDRARPLFEKVVAATEALLPGKVKSGIFAADMDVALVNWGPVTIILDSEDF; from the coding sequence ATGCGCCTCGTTGTGCAACGGGTCAGGCAGGCCTGTGTCAGTATCGGCGGCGAAACCGTTGCCGCCATCGACACGGGCCTGCTTGTTCTTGCCGGGCTCGGCCCGCAGGACGCGGAGGCGGAATCCTGGCCGAAGATCGAAGCGGTTCTCGCTAAATTGCCTGTTCTGCGTATTTTCCCGGACAACGAAAACCATATGAACGTCGGCCTTGCCGATTGCGGCGGAGAAATACTGCTCGTATCGCAGTTCACTCTGTTCGCGGACTGCCGCAAGGGCAGACGCCCTTCCTTCCACCTCGCCTGCCCGCCGGACCGTGCCCGGCCTCTTTTTGAAAAGGTCGTCGCCGCAACCGAAGCGTTGCTGCCCGGCAAGGTCAAATCGGGAATTTTCGCGGCGGATATGGACGTGGCCCTCGTCAACTGGGGGCCGGTTACCATTATCCTCGACAGCGAAGACTTTTAG
- the lcfA gene encoding Long-chain-fatty-acid--CoA ligase, producing MMTKPPSPYDAMPWLKHYDAGVPHNLDAFEPANICTLLDTAAKEQPDALAVIFRDYRLTYAQLLRQAEIMAANLAQHGVRPGDRVAIMMPNVPQIIPTFWAVLKAGGTVVMTNPLYMETELLHQMTDGGVRHLISIAACWPKLNAMRFRLGVEKFFITDNSEMLGWPKRLLYKFTGKKDPSVPEVEYDNRQVFPYAALLQGSKRLCAPYGDPNEQLALLQYTGGTTGTPKGVMLTHANQSANVTQTVAVLQVLKSKPQVFAALLPIFHVYGLATCLLLPTILRAACVMIPRYDPGEFLGLIAKHKITVFPGAPSVYLSLLQHKDFTKYDISSLSYGISGSAPIPAASLEKFQSLSGCKLLEGYGLTESSPITHLTPAEGMQKFGAIGVPLPGTRARIVDMDVGIIEMPAGEPGELIIKGPQIMSGYYNRPDETAGALRNGWLYTGDIAYMDEDGYFYIIDRKKDMAIVGGYNVYPREIDEVLLDHPGVKEAVSVALAHPTRGEMVKAFVVLKDGVALTGTDIVKYCRQRLAGYKVPRQVEFRDALPRAATGKILRRTLQAEEMAKYEAERIAAETARDAAQPQAEKGED from the coding sequence ATGATGACAAAACCTCCCTCTCCCTATGACGCCATGCCCTGGCTCAAGCATTACGATGCCGGCGTTCCGCACAACCTGGACGCCTTTGAGCCCGCTAACATCTGCACCCTGCTGGACACCGCGGCCAAAGAACAGCCCGACGCCCTGGCCGTCATTTTCCGGGATTACAGACTGACCTACGCCCAGCTTCTGCGCCAGGCGGAAATCATGGCCGCCAACCTGGCCCAGCATGGGGTCCGGCCCGGGGACCGCGTCGCGATCATGATGCCCAACGTGCCGCAGATCATCCCCACCTTCTGGGCCGTGCTGAAAGCCGGGGGCACGGTTGTGATGACCAACCCCCTGTACATGGAAACCGAACTGCTGCACCAGATGACGGACGGCGGCGTGCGCCACCTCATCAGCATTGCCGCCTGCTGGCCGAAGCTGAACGCCATGCGGTTCCGCCTCGGGGTTGAAAAGTTCTTCATCACCGACAACTCGGAAATGCTGGGCTGGCCCAAGCGGTTGCTCTACAAATTCACGGGCAAAAAAGACCCTTCCGTGCCGGAAGTGGAATACGACAACCGCCAGGTTTTCCCGTATGCCGCGCTGCTGCAGGGCAGCAAACGGCTGTGCGCGCCGTATGGCGACCCGAACGAACAGCTTGCGCTCCTTCAGTATACCGGCGGCACCACCGGCACCCCCAAGGGCGTCATGCTCACCCACGCCAACCAGTCCGCCAACGTGACGCAAACCGTCGCGGTGTTGCAGGTTCTCAAAAGTAAACCGCAGGTGTTTGCCGCGCTGCTGCCCATCTTCCACGTGTACGGCCTTGCAACCTGCCTTCTGCTGCCCACGATACTGCGCGCGGCCTGCGTCATGATCCCACGCTACGACCCGGGGGAATTCCTGGGGCTTATCGCCAAACACAAAATCACCGTGTTCCCCGGCGCTCCGAGCGTCTACCTTTCGCTGTTGCAGCATAAGGATTTCACCAAGTACGATATTTCATCCCTGTCCTACGGCATTTCCGGCTCCGCCCCGATCCCGGCGGCGTCCCTGGAAAAATTCCAGTCCCTCAGCGGCTGCAAATTGCTGGAAGGCTACGGGCTGACCGAAAGCTCGCCCATCACCCATCTCACCCCGGCCGAAGGCATGCAAAAATTCGGGGCCATCGGCGTGCCGCTGCCCGGCACGCGGGCGCGTATCGTGGATATGGACGTGGGCATCATCGAAATGCCCGCCGGGGAACCGGGCGAACTCATCATCAAAGGACCCCAGATCATGAGCGGGTACTACAACCGGCCGGACGAAACCGCCGGCGCGCTCCGGAACGGCTGGCTCTATACGGGCGATATCGCCTACATGGATGAGGACGGCTATTTCTACATCATCGACCGCAAAAAGGACATGGCCATTGTCGGCGGGTACAACGTGTACCCGCGCGAAATCGACGAGGTGCTGCTCGATCACCCCGGCGTGAAGGAAGCCGTCAGCGTTGCCCTGGCCCATCCCACGCGCGGCGAGATGGTCAAGGCCTTTGTGGTTCTCAAGGACGGCGTCGCCCTGACGGGCACCGATATCGTCAAATACTGCCGCCAGCGTCTTGCCGGGTACAAGGTGCCGCGCCAGGTGGAATTCCGCGACGCGCTGCCCCGCGCCGCCACGGGCAAGATTTTGCGCCGCACCCTCCAGGCGGAGGAAATGGCGAAATACGAAGCGGAAAGAATAGCCGCCGAGACGGCTCGGGATGCGGCGCAACCCCAGGCGGAAAAAGGCGAAGACTAG
- a CDS encoding Peptidase, M16 family has protein sequence MSFRHFLFAFSFCLTSLFPAFTADAAVSKQAPPKDTPMPYRSTVLPSGISLTYLPNGLAVAVKKDTRFPLASLRLYVHAGSAFETPDIAGISHQLEHMVFKGTESRPKGAIATDIEKAGGYLNAATSFDYTVYLTDMPSEHWKLGMDVLKDMAFHPSLEPEELESEKEVVLAELQRGEDSPSNRLFKRVQASVLKGTPYERPIIGYPETIRAYTVEKMRAYIKNLYQPQSMMLLVVGDVDPAAVLEEATKTFGDLANTAPVVPPKTMLPEEFPAGGPQVEIETTPWNKAHISVSFPGVAQMDARAPALDVFSQLLAGDTSAYLYKTYKYDKRLVDTISVSSYTFERTGLFTISATLDPDKLGVFWESLVKDLAALAHKKFPKQELDRAKLAVTDGLYRQKETVAGTASALGYFLFFGGGEDAEQTYLQQIDLADEAAIAKAASSVLRPERLSLSVLAPKMPPQDAARKKAPPREPDTAWYTKTLLAAWPMSKDGQSAAAKADTGPEREVIELGKGRTLILQPDASMPYAAVDLVLAGGDSLLQPDQQGLAALAAAVLTRGTKTMDAVALEAFKNDRAASLSAGSGRETFRISMDYPVRFAPDMWNLLHETLTSATLPEKEVERSKENQIAAVVSREDQPLGLAFRRIFPFLFGPHLYGYQSQGDTKTVAAFKRSDVAAFWKRQARAPWVLSVCGTFDRDAVIAAAKKLPAPAGEAPAIAPPAWSADKDLTITLPERNQAHLFLVFPAAPVGSADEPGMDLLQNILAGQSGLLFRDLRDKQGLGYTVTAFQWQAPLAATLMFYIGTEPDKVAVAKEGFAKVIAELHANALPEEELTRGKNQMQGDYVRARQRMSARSAEAANLAILGRPLDAEKAVIDAAMRLTPEELQTLARKYLIMAKAYVVTVVPR, from the coding sequence ATGTCTTTCCGCCATTTTTTGTTTGCCTTTTCCTTCTGCCTGACGAGTTTGTTCCCCGCCTTCACGGCGGACGCCGCCGTTTCCAAACAGGCTCCCCCCAAGGATACGCCCATGCCCTACAGAAGCACCGTTCTCCCTTCCGGCATTTCCCTGACATACCTTCCCAACGGGCTCGCCGTCGCTGTGAAAAAAGACACCCGCTTTCCCCTGGCGTCCCTCCGGCTGTATGTGCATGCGGGTTCGGCCTTTGAAACCCCGGATATCGCCGGCATCAGCCATCAGCTTGAGCATATGGTGTTCAAGGGAACGGAAAGCCGCCCCAAAGGCGCCATCGCCACGGACATCGAAAAGGCGGGCGGGTATCTCAACGCCGCAACCAGCTTCGATTACACCGTATACCTGACGGACATGCCTTCCGAACACTGGAAGCTCGGCATGGACGTGCTCAAGGACATGGCCTTCCATCCCAGCCTGGAGCCGGAAGAGCTGGAATCGGAAAAGGAAGTCGTCCTGGCCGAATTGCAGCGCGGCGAAGACTCCCCTTCCAACAGGCTGTTCAAACGCGTGCAGGCAAGCGTGCTCAAAGGTACGCCGTACGAACGGCCCATCATCGGGTATCCTGAAACCATCCGCGCGTACACGGTCGAAAAGATGCGCGCGTATATCAAGAATCTGTACCAGCCGCAGTCCATGATGCTCCTGGTGGTCGGCGACGTGGACCCCGCCGCCGTCCTTGAAGAAGCGACAAAGACCTTCGGCGACCTGGCCAACACCGCGCCGGTCGTTCCGCCCAAGACCATGCTGCCCGAGGAGTTTCCCGCCGGCGGCCCGCAGGTCGAAATTGAGACCACCCCCTGGAACAAAGCGCACATCAGCGTGTCTTTCCCCGGCGTTGCCCAGATGGACGCGCGCGCCCCCGCCCTGGATGTTTTTTCCCAGCTTCTGGCGGGGGATACGTCCGCATACCTCTACAAGACCTATAAGTACGACAAGCGGCTGGTGGATACCATTTCCGTCTCCAGCTACACCTTTGAGCGCACCGGGCTGTTCACCATTTCCGCCACCCTTGATCCCGACAAACTCGGCGTATTCTGGGAATCCCTCGTCAAAGACCTTGCCGCGCTCGCGCATAAAAAATTCCCGAAACAGGAGCTGGACCGCGCCAAACTGGCCGTTACCGACGGCTTGTACCGCCAGAAGGAGACCGTTGCGGGAACGGCGTCGGCTTTGGGGTATTTCCTCTTTTTCGGCGGCGGCGAAGACGCGGAACAAACGTATTTGCAGCAAATCGACCTGGCTGACGAGGCCGCCATCGCGAAAGCGGCGTCAAGCGTCCTGCGGCCCGAGCGGCTTTCCTTAAGCGTGCTCGCGCCCAAAATGCCGCCTCAGGATGCCGCCCGGAAAAAAGCCCCCCCGCGCGAGCCGGATACTGCCTGGTACACCAAAACCCTGCTCGCGGCCTGGCCCATGTCCAAGGATGGTCAAAGCGCGGCGGCAAAAGCGGATACCGGCCCGGAACGTGAAGTGATCGAACTCGGCAAAGGGCGCACGCTCATCCTGCAGCCGGATGCCAGCATGCCCTATGCGGCGGTGGACCTTGTCCTCGCCGGGGGCGACAGCTTGCTCCAGCCGGACCAGCAGGGCCTGGCCGCCCTGGCCGCCGCCGTGCTGACCAGGGGCACCAAGACCATGGATGCCGTGGCGCTTGAGGCCTTCAAGAACGACCGCGCCGCGTCCCTCTCCGCCGGTTCCGGGCGGGAAACGTTCAGAATATCCATGGACTACCCCGTCCGTTTTGCCCCGGATATGTGGAACCTCCTGCACGAAACCCTGACGAGCGCCACGCTTCCGGAAAAGGAAGTGGAACGGTCCAAGGAAAACCAGATAGCGGCCGTCGTCTCCCGGGAAGACCAGCCTCTGGGGCTCGCCTTCAGGCGGATTTTCCCCTTCCTGTTCGGGCCGCACCTCTACGGGTACCAGTCCCAGGGCGATACAAAGACGGTCGCCGCCTTCAAACGCAGCGACGTGGCCGCCTTCTGGAAGCGGCAAGCCCGCGCGCCGTGGGTCCTTTCCGTCTGCGGCACTTTTGACCGGGACGCGGTCATCGCGGCGGCCAAAAAACTGCCCGCGCCCGCCGGGGAAGCGCCCGCCATCGCGCCTCCCGCCTGGAGCGCGGACAAAGACCTGACCATCACATTGCCGGAGCGCAACCAGGCCCACCTGTTCCTGGTTTTCCCGGCAGCGCCCGTCGGCAGCGCGGACGAACCGGGAATGGATCTGTTGCAAAACATTCTGGCCGGGCAAAGCGGCCTGCTGTTCCGCGACCTGCGTGACAAGCAGGGGCTCGGCTACACGGTCACGGCCTTTCAGTGGCAGGCCCCCCTTGCCGCGACCCTCATGTTCTATATCGGCACGGAACCGGACAAGGTGGCTGTCGCGAAAGAAGGCTTTGCCAAGGTCATCGCGGAATTGCATGCGAACGCGCTCCCCGAGGAAGAACTGACGCGGGGCAAGAACCAGATGCAGGGCGACTACGTCCGCGCGCGGCAACGGATGAGCGCCCGCAGTGCCGAAGCGGCCAACCTGGCGATTCTGGGCCGCCCCCTTGACGCGGAAAAAGCGGTCATCGACGCCGCGATGCGGCTGACGCCGGAGGAATTGCAAACGCTTGCACGCAAATATCTTATTATGGCTAAGGCTTACGTAGTGACTGTCGTTCCGCGATAA